In Brassica napus cultivar Da-Ae chromosome C2, Da-Ae, whole genome shotgun sequence, the sequence TCGTCGTGGTACCCTATTGATGATTATGTTGATTGTACTCATTTTTCTCCAGAACATCAGGCTTTCCTTTCAGCTATCACATCTGGTGTGATCCCTAAGACTTATGCTGAAGCCTTTACTGATGAGAAATGGCGTGGGGCAGTTGGAAACGAGATTGATGCCTTGGAAGAGAGAGGTACTTGGACGGTGGTGACATTACCGGTTGGAAAGAAAGCATTAGGCTGCAAGTGGGTTTTCACTATAAAATATCGCGCTGATGGAACTATAGAACGATATAAAGCGAGATTGGTAGTCCTGGGAAATAATCAGACTGAAGGAGTTGATTACGAAGAAACGTTTGCACTAGTGTGTAAGATGGTTAGTGTCCGCTCTTTCCTGCAAGTCGCTGCTTCTCGTGATTGGGAAGTCCATCAAATGGACGTCCACAATGCCTTCTTACATGGAGATTTGGACGAAGAAGTTTACATCAAGTTTCCACCAGGCTTTCGAACTTCTGATACGACGCAAGTCTGTCGCCTACATAAGTCCCTCTACGGACTTAAACAGGCACCTCGTTGCTGGTTCGCTAAGCTCTCCGAGTCTCTTAAGGAGTATGGTTTTATTCAGGATGTCTCAGATTACTCCTTATTTACCTTCGTACAAGGTGAGGTCAGACTTCATGTTCTCGTCTATGTGGATGATCTACTCATCACTGGGAGCTCTCCTGCAGCAATTCAAGTTTTTAAAGAATATTTGAGCTCATGTTTTCATATGAAGGACCTTGGGcacttgaaatattttttgggcATTGAAGTGGCTCGAAGCTCTACTGGGATCTATCTATGTCAACGTAAGTATGTACTCGACATCATCTCCGACTCTGGTCTTCTTGGTGCCAAACCAGCTTCTCATCCTATCGAACAAAATAATCAATTGGGTAAGTCAACAGAGGCACTTTTACCGAATCCATCATTGTATCGGCGTCTTGTTGGTCGACTGATATATCTTGGAACGACTCGCCCAGACCTATCGTATGCTATACACTACTTATCCCAGTTTATGCATAAACCGACAACTGAGCATTGGGATGCTGCACTAAGAGTTGTACGATATCTGAAAGGTAATCCGGGACAGGGTATTTTGCTCCGTTCGGATTCTGATCATCGTCTGTCTGCTTGGTGTGATTCTGATCGGGCAGCATATTCTTCTAGTCGTCGGTCTCTTACTGCCTGGTTCATTCAACTTGGTAGCTCTCCGGTGTCCTGGAAAACACGTAAACAGGATCGTGTCTCGCGTTCATCAGCAGAAGCTGAATATCGCGCCATGGCAGACACGGTGAGTGAAATTTTATGGCTGCGTGCTCTATTAGAGACACTTGGAGTCGACTGTCATGCTGGTGTAACTCTTCACTGTGACAGTATGTCTTCGATATATCTGAGCAAGAACCCGGTTTTTCACGAGCAAACAAAGCATATTGGAAAGGAGTGTCATTTCATACGAGACGAGATTCTGCGAGGGGTGATCATTCCAAAACATGTTTCGACAACTACTCAACTTGCGGATATTCTTACTAAGGCTCTAGGACGCAAGGAGTTTGAATCTTTTCTCTCCAAGTTGGGTGTTtgtgatctccacactccaacttgagggggggggggggggggtattgAGAGAGTTATGACCGTTTATGTAACTACTTCTTATATAAGGATGTATAGACAAATAACTAAAGATTGTATTAGGTCAACTATGCGTATAAGAGGCAAACGCCTACTACGACATTGAATAAGAAAACTCTTTATACCAAACTAGAGTTTTGATAGAAACATTGGTCTCTCCCCCATTTTCCGCACAGTCCCTTCAGCGAGATGTTCTTTGTTTGGTGTCAGCATTACGAAGTTTGAATCAGCTCTTTGGTAACTGCAAATGCCAGGAGACTTTATAATTAGAACGATACAAAACATTGAAATGTGAAAACATATGAAAACTGATTGCACTGACCCAGCTTCCCTTAAGTTATCAACGCGGAGACCGAACCCACATGCTGTTCTTCCAGTCCGATGATTATTGGTCGCTGCATCAAAAATGAGCTCAGCAtatttcatgtttcatataCATTATAGTCTAAGAGCTAATGGAAGATTGCTTATAGTTATGGAGGATTTACCTGTAATATTGAATGTGAAAGACGGGTTCCACCACGACTTGAACGCTAATGTGAATGTTGAGCTTAGAGCTCCGACTTTACCCTGCATAATATGAGATTGTGAGTTTTATTATCAACATTTCTTGATCCTAAAAAAAGTAGTAAATGGTTTACCTTCAGCAAGAAGTTCTTATTGGCCTGCCAAGACGCAGCCATCTGCAGAGAAGAATCTGACAGACTGTTTGATGTGTTGGAATCATCAACCCTTCAATACAAGACAAAGATTAAAGCTATGTTACCATATAGAAAACATTAGCTACAATGTTTTCTTCTCAGAGATGTTCACTACCTTGTTTGTAGCTCAAAACTTAAGTTAATGTAGTTTATGATTCCAACTACTTTGttttcttcaaaaggatttttCACCTGTTCCAAGTCCAGTTAATGTTAAGCAACAAGTTGTGCTAAATTTATATATCACTAGACTTAGTAATAGATGCATCACAAGAGCCGTACCTACCTTTGGACCACTAAATGTTGGTAGAACGAAGCAATAAACTGCATTTACAACAAGGATAACTGAATCAGCAAGACTAAGAATGCATTAATCACATAAAtaatacaaaagaaaatatttatatctaattgGATAACAATATGGTAAGTGTTTGGACTAAAGATCTGTACATATAGTCAGCATAACAACCATGTTTCATCTAGACTTTAAAAGTATGACCTGAGAATTCCTCGTTAATTCAAGGCCAACGTTGAAAGAAGGGTTTAAGGGGCTTCTTGAACCTAGTCCATAGCTAGCCGCACAGCTCCAATTCCTTAAGTCTCTATATTTTTCGGTGTCTTTGCTTTTATCTAACAAAAAGGCACATTACTAGTGGTTGGTACCACTTTCAATCAAATAATGCACATATTTTCCATACGTGACAAGTGAAATCTATTCAACATTTTACCACATAACGGCTCATATTGCACTCCTACTGTAAGTCTTCCCATCTTTCTTACCAGCCATGCATTCTTTGGCCATTCTTCCTTTGCTGGAATGTGGATTTAAAGGGTCAGCATTGTCTACGAAAAAGGTAAGCAGGAAGTTGTAGAGAGAAAAATAAATGTTGATCTGCTTACTACTAAAAGGAGAGACAATAGCTCCGAGAGACAAATTTGTTGAGGCATAGCTCAACCCCATGATTCCATGTTCGTCAGATAACTTGTCACTACAGAAACAACATATCTTCAATAATATTCTTCATCTtctagaaaaacataaaatctataaaacatgACAGGCCTCTTCTCCTAAATGAAACTTACTTCTTTTTCGAAATCAAAGGGGAGACTAGAAATGCTCCAATCCCATATTTAGGATAGAAACCAGAAGACCTCACCCGCAGAACCCTTGATGATAACAAAAAGAGTTATTTCAAAACGTTAAACTACTATAATGAGACGAGTTCCACAAATATATGAAAGTAGAAAGTAGAACGGAGTTTACGGATTGGTGGTCGACATAGAGAGGTCTACATGAAAGAATGTGACGATAAAGAGATGTAGATGAAGAACAttgaagaacagagagagagagagagagagaaagtagatctggGAGAAACTCTATTcccttaaaaaaaattcaaattgtgGATCTGGATACAAGTCTTTTAAAGGCAAGTTGCCTCAGTAcacaatacaataaaatatttattgtttaaaatattcaacggtctccttctctcttcttcttcttctttgcttctcaagtctggTCTTCTGCTTCTAAACTCAAGTCTGGTGCTTcttataaaatcttataaaacctttataaaacctttataaaacctttataaaaccttataaaaccatATAAGTATTTTCAAGTCTGGCaacttaattctcaagtctagctgcttaattctgcttcatgtcaacactccccctcaagcttgaccatgtggaacaagtcaagcttggaagtcatgaagtattccctcattaaaacctcaactaggtaaaaccctttgggaaaaaacccaagtcaaggaaaaagagtagaacacttcatgaagGAGAGATCATTGACATGATaggtctatgagtcccaattttGGATGAATGAACTCACATACCTTAgtgcttgctgccttggtgaagatatcagctagctgatcttcactccttgtgtagcacggaaatatgatcttctgctccacggcttgtctcactttgtggcaatctACCTCTATATGTTGTGTCctttcatggaagactgagttgctagtaatgtgtatagcagcctggttatcacaatgcatcgtGATTGGCATTGTAACTTCAATTCCCAAGTCCTTAAGAAGTCCCTTGATCCAAATCAACTCGCTTGTGAGTTTCCTCATAGCTCTATAttctgcctcagcacttgaacaagacaccaccttctgcttcttgctcttccatgttaccaaattgcctccaatgaaggtacaatatccagtagttgatctcctatcaactcgatctcctgcccaatctgcatcacagtaccCAACAATCTCAGTGCTtctattgcatcccatccatactccttgacctggtgcctctcttaggtacctgagaatcctctcaaccatgttccagtggtgtaccttgggagcttgcatgtgttggcttacttggtttaccgcaaagcatacatctggtcgggtaatggtaagataaatgagTTTTCCCACCATTCTTCTATAATGTTTTACATCTTCATATgacttgtcttcaatctccccctcacgcatcACTTTGTATCCTTCCTCTAGAGGTGTTTTGGCAGCTCTTCCACCAAGATCTCCAGCCTCATTTAGTAAGTCAAGGGTGTATTTCCTTTgagatagaaacaaaccttccttaGACCTACACATCTCGATCCCTAGGAAGTATTTGAGCTCTCCCAAGTCCTTGGTATCAAATAAAGCCTTAAGGAACGATTTGGTCGAGATGATCCCTTCTTtgtcactgcctgtgatgataatgtcatcaacatagatgagaatGACAATGATTCCTTGCTGGCTACTGAGGGTGAATAGGGTATGATCAGCTTCAGATTTGACAAAACCTCTTCCATTGAGTGTGGTTCTTAGTTTGTggtaccacgctcttggtgattgtttcaaaccataaatggctttctttagcctcaaTACATTTCCTGGTTTGGTAAGGTGTTCCATACCAGGTGGTGGTCTCATGTAGACCTCATCTTCTAAATCTCCTTGTAGAAAAGCATTCttgacatccatttgccacagatCCCATTCTAAGTTCATAGCCAATGAGAGTACAATCCGTATCGTGtgaagcttagctactggtgcaaaggtgtcaaGGTAATCTTCACCATAGACttgagtgtatcctcttgcaacaagtctggtttttttttctttctggctGCCCATTAGCCAagtacttgatagtgaataGTAACATGCTTGTGACAGCCTTCTTGCCTTTGGGGAGCTCACTCTCAAACCAAGTTCCATTTCGGATCATGGCACTGAACTCATCATCTACTAAGTCTCTCCATTCCTTTATCTCCATTGCCTCCTCATAGGTCCTCAGAATATACTCTTGATCTATATTGGTGATGAAGGCTTGATGATCTCTTGGATAGTAAGCAAGGGAACAAGTTGCTTGAGTGGGATGGGCTACTGCTTGACTGTTGAAATACTTCCAATTTGATGGACGCTTTGTGCTTCTCCTAAGCGGCTGGACCTCTCCAACAATCTCAGCTTCAACTTCATTTTGTTGATCTGATTCCTCTTGTTGTTGGCTTTCATCCTGATCATGAACCTCTTGCTCGTGATCAGTAGTCTGCGGATCCTCTTAACCCATATGTGGTTCCTCTTGACCAGTCGACGAATCCTCTTGATTCCCCCCTTCAGGATTAGGATGAGAAGCCTCTTCAGCCGCATCCATACCATTGGCTTGATCTAAACTATTTGTTGAACCAGCAGTTCTTTCATTTGGTGTCATGATGATACCTAGGCTCTCCATGATAATCCGTAGGTTGGTTGCCCTATCTGAGGCCACTTGAGATAGATCCTTGAGATTGTCCCaactcttctcctcataatagcCTCTAGATTCCACAAACTTGACCTCTCTGGATACTAAGAATCTTCTTGTCTCTGGAGAGTAGCATTTGTAACCTTTTTGAGTGGTAGAATACCCAATGAACACTGCCTTTGTGCTTCTGGCCTCAAGTTTGTTCCTATGATCACCTGTTTGCAATACATAGCACAAGAACCCAAATACCTGTAAATGGTCAATAGatggttttcttttgttcaatacctcataAGGTGTGGCATCATCAAGGACTCTTGTTGGAgttcggttgatgagatagcatgctgtcatgactgcatcactccataACCTCTTAGGCATGTTGGTGtagaacatcatggacctggccacttccatcagatgtcggtttttcctctcagctacaccattttgttgtggagtgtaagggCAGCTGGTTTGATGGCTTATTCCATGCTTGGCCAAGTGGGATTTGAAAGTTGTGCTTGTATAttcccctccattatctgacctgaatactttgatcttaacattgaaCTGATTAGTTATGTAGCTCTGgaagtttataaatgcatctaGTACTCTATCTTTAGATGGTATCATAGTCAGCCATGTATATTTAGATTTCTGGTCTATGAAGGTGACAAATATCTATGATTTTCCCTAGAAGTGCATGGTGCAGTCCAGACATCAGAgtgtataagatcaaagcatttctcataGATAGTAGATGACTTGGGAAACACAGTCTTGCAATGTTTGCCAAGAATACATGCTTCACATCCatcatttttgaaataaacattagGCAATAACAGGTTCAGTGCTCTAGAATGGGGATGGCCTaacctagcatgccacaatacaTCATTTTCTAAGACAGGGATTGAACTAAAAGCATAAGGTAAACATGATCTAGTCGTGGTGTCTTCAAGCAGGTACAAGTCCCCTTTAGTAACACCCTTTCCGATCATCTTAAgagtctcaatatcctgaaatacgacatcattaggactaaaaataACCTTGCAGTTAAGATCAGTGGCAACcttcttgacagataatagattagatgcaAAAGATggcatataaaatgctttagtATCTTTCTCAAATAGTTTCAAGTTTCCTACACCTTTTATTGGTATGCTGTcgccatttgcaatcataacattgCCTAAGGCAGGCTTAACATTACTGATTAACCtagcatcactaatcatgtggtgAGAAGCTCCAGAATCTATAACTACTGGCTTAAAGCTATCAGATGCATTCAAGGTTGTAACAAGAGCATTGGACAGTTTATAAGAGGCATTCAAAGATaaaccaagtgtgttaccagagttctccttgagggctttgatgagagcatcaaggtcagACCTCTTGATTGTCTCATCTTGGGTAGTCCTCATGATAGAACAGCCACTGAATCCCAAGGTCTTCCCTTCTCCAGCCGCAACCGAGTTCATGGGACGAGGAGTAGATGGCTCGCCCATTTCACCAGAGAAATTCCCCCTTGCATCAGAGTAAGGTGTCCTGAACTTCTgaggcttgaggtgtgggtgaaggatccagcatttGTCTTTGCCGTGACCTTTTTTCTTGCAATGGtcacacacccacactttcttGTCTTCTGGCTTGTAATACCCCTTGTTAGCTATGCCCTCATGTTTGTGCTCATTTCCTTCAGCCTTGTTAGCTATGATAAGGTCTCCTTTGCCACCAAAGAGTCCCACTGAGCCTTGCTCTTTTGAATCTGAGCACAAAGCTCCTCAAGTGATGGAAGCTTCTCACTTCTTAGAATGTGTTTGATTAGATCACTATAACCCGGGTTGAGAGTGAACAACAaagcaaagaccttgtcttgctccttTCTCTCATTAAGTACATCCGGATCAAGACTGGCCGGTCTTAGCATCTCTAACTCGCCCCACAACGATCTGAACTTCCCAAAATGCTTGGAAAATTTAGTGTCCTCTAGACTGAGAGTGTTGATAGctctcttgacttcaaacaccctACTGATGTTAGATATATTTCCATATACCTTCtggagagtatcccacagctccttggaagtttcacagtAGGAGTAAGCTTCCAAGATAGAGGTTTCAAGACTATTCTGAACGATGGAAAGGACTATGAGATCCTTCTGACTTCTCTTTCCACCTCCTTCAGCCGCAGCAACAACTTCTTtaccatcctctcctaggatgGTCTTCTTGGTGTCTTTGCCGTCAACAACGTACTCCCAAAGACCTCTGCCTACAAGAGGGGTTTTGACAAGTCTAGACCACAataagtagttggttcccttgaggGTAACCGGAATAGACACGGATTTAAAGACATCAGTGTAtgagttttccatttttttttttctgggaaTGAAGAACAACTCAAGAACATGATGAactttaccaaaaataaaaagggaaaaTCAGAGATTTGTGGAAGTAAAGAGAATAGAGTAGAGAAGAATGAATCTCAGGAGCTtactctgataccatgaaagaatgTGAGGATAAAGAAATGTAGATGAAGAACAttgaagaacagagagagagagagagaaagtagatctggGAGAAACTCTATTcccttaaaaaaattcaaattgtgGATCTGGATACAAGACTTTTAAAGGCAAGTTATCTCAGTAcacaatacaataaaatatttattgtttaaaatattcaacggtctccttctctcttcttcttcttctttgcttctcaagtctggTCTTCTGCTTCTAAACTCAAGTCTAGTGctttttataaaaccttataaaaccttataaaacctttataaaaccttataaaaccttatcagTATTTTCAAGTCTGGCAgtttaattctcaagtctagctgcttaattctgcttcatgtcaacactacAAAAGTATGAGGATCATCAACGTCACTGCACAAGTTCATAAAAAGATGTTGAGCATTgttctttttgttaaaaataaatgtttaaaaaccATATGACATATATGTATTACCTTTGCCAGCGAAACGATGCATCTCCTTCTACTTTAGCATCTACAACGGATGAAACCTTTTACTATTTAAGGAAACTTAAAATTTGCACCATCCCTAGTTATTCATGCATGATAGAGTGCTGTTATAAAAGACGAAGAGTTTTTTAAAGGATACTGATGCAACCAAGTCCACATGAAGGTCATCAGTAGGCTTCAACATAAACTTTGCAGAAAAGTGATCTGCGTCTTTGACTTCAAAGTAATCCTCAAAGAGACATTTCAATGCAAGCTTCCCAAAGAGAAAATCGTAAGATGATTCCAACATCCTGCATGCATCACCTCAACATTTGATTAAAAGCTGAACATATGCACGTACTCAAATACATCATGATGCCAGTGGGAATCAATAGAAGGCTTGAGTTTCCGTGTCCTTTATATATACAGTAGAAGACGATACCTGTTACGAGCTAAGAGAGGAGGGTAATCAAAGAGGGGAGGAACGAGCACCACCGGAGGCGGTTTGGCCAGACAGTTCCCCATTATCTAGAAGGATAGGATTTGTGTATCAGATACTTATACTTGAGCGTCGAAGAATTAAGTGCTGAAGGAGACGGTAATTAATTAGTAGTGAATGTGGAGGCGCAGAGCGGCGTAGTGTTTGATACGAAAATATAAGATAACTTTTATATAATGTAAACTTTCTTAACTACCTAAAGTAATATCTTTAAATTTACTTGTTTATCAAGTTAGAGTCTTGatcttcaagttttttttttaaatcttatatATGGGTTTACGGGTTTTACAATTTTGGTTTGCAAATATATATCTTGCTATCTAACGTTTTTTCAACACACTTTCTTGCTGTGTTTGAATCTTTCAACCACCTAAAATAAAGATTAATAAACTCAACAACcgactaaaagaaaaaaaaaacaaatgaaattaaATAGTTACTATTCACTcggattttttatttcaaaggATGGGTTGTCATCATTGtgactttttattttgaaacacaaCTTATTTTCAGTGAATTTAAAATTCTTCGGTACAATAGAAAGAGAGAATTATCTATCCTCTTTTGACCATAAACAGAAAATACAACAGATAAATAAACTAAACAAGATAGGTCTTCAATCGAAGATGACATCGAATTCGATACGATGCTTGAATGCGTCGGGGGAACTTCCACGATAATGTCAGACAGCTAGGGAATAGTCACATAATGTGACGTTGAGGTCCAGACTTCATCTACGAGAAATACCGAAGTAATCTCGGTTGCATCTTCTGGTCCCGTGGAGACCGCTCCGCAAGATAGCAAACCGATGAAGAAACTGAAACAAACGCTTGGCAACGAGGCCGAGGAATCATCTCTTTCCAATGGAAGAGGAAATGGTGGTAAGGTTTTCTCCTCTGAAGAGAAGGGTGATGGAGATAGAAACAGTTCCGGTAGATTGACTGGTAAATTCTTCAAACAGGAAAGATACATAAAGTTTGAAACATAGATCTCAGTGAACCCAcccgaaatttttataatactagcaaaccccaataaaatcacAAAGGCATGATTCGACTTTTTCTTCACTGTTATGGGCTTTGAAGAGCTAGAAAATGGATTAGCAATAACCAACCTCTTAATGAGCCTGGCCCAACCTTCTGAAGCTTGTTCGTCAACACCCGACCAAGCAAAAGAAGCAGTGGAGAGGCGAAGGTGGTTGTCGAAGATGGAGGAGATGCTGCCGCTGGATGGATAAAAGACAAACGTCGTTGAGGAGTTATCCTCACCGGAATAAGCAAACTGACCGATGAGATTTGACGGAGGCCAAGCATGAACATTGATAGCATAGTAGATCTTGTCGGGGAAGATGGTCCGGCAGATGTCGAGACCTTGGGCTTCCGGATCTGGTCGGCGAGTCAGTGGATCCCCATGGACAAAGAGTGCCTTTTCGATGGAGGCTGAGGCAGTGAGGTGGTGTTGCGAGTTAACAGAGGGGAATGGCCGAAGAAGGTCTTCAAATCGGAGGTGGATGTGGGTCATGAAGATGGTGAAACTAGACTGGATGGAGCAAAGAGATAACAGACCAGGTAATAAAGCCTTCCAGGAATCCCTGGAGAAGCCACCTGTTCCGGTGGTGATGAGTTCAACATCCGTAAACAAATCTGTGGTCGCCATGGAcgaaaaataactaaaaaagacaaaagaagaGGACAAAATAGAAAAAGCTGAAGAGAACACGTCGTCGGAACATAACAGAAAAGAGGAGGAGAAAAGGCGACGCCGACAAGCGTCGCCGGCGTCGAAAAACGCTCTCACTCTCGATAATCGGGCTAGAGAGGTAActagagtttttattttctgtgGTTGCTTTTCAATATTTGCCTTTCCATCATTGTGACTATTACTATACAAAagacatgaattttttttttatttgattagcaTGACTATTCGAAAAATCTTGCAAATTCTTTCTGTAGTTATAACTTATGTCAACCTattgagtaaaaaaaaactattgagtAAAAGCTGATGCAAGGGCCGAGAGTGTGCATGGCCGCATGGAAATTGGAACTCGCGGACAAATGCTgatttagatgtttttctttttggcaAATAGGCTgattagatgtttttttttcgaCAAACAGCTGATTAGATGTtacaaaatgatatatatatatatactagaatCAAACTCAAATAAGTGTGAAGCGTGATGGATTCCCGCAAAGTTCTAGATGTTTAGTCTCATGAATTTGCACATTTTCGGCCTATAgtatttcatatataatataaggaGTAGACGTTGGACTTTATTTATGGTTACCCACGTGATCAACCGGATGATTCAAAGACGacttaatcaaattaaaattattttaaagaatcGCTATAAATTCCTGCACATGAATCCATCATCAACTTGCTCGTCTAAATATCACAAAACTATGTTTACAGATAATTATATCATAGTTGttgaaattataattatatcttaTAGGATGATGGACCTATTTCCCttattttaatccttaaaactaCAGTATACTATTAACTTGCCAACGAACATGAGGCAACGACTTCATGATCATTATTATAGGAGAAATGCTTAGCTCTTTGCATCTACTAACACCATGGCGACTTCCAAATTTACCTTTTTCATCATCCTTCTTTTAGGCCTTACTGAGAAATCCTCGACCGCATCGCGTATAAACTCTCGCAAGAGTTGCAATTTTCCGGCTGTTTATAACTTTGGAGATTCAAATTCAGATACTGGAGCTATCTCTGCGGCTATAGGAGAAGTTCCTCCACCAAACGGAGTTGCCTTCTTTGGAAGATCTGCGGGGAGACATTCTGATGGCCGTCTCATTATAGACTTAATTAGTAAGTGTGTCTTTGATATGTAACATTTAGTTTATTACAACCTATAAACAGTATTTGTAATGAATTTTTTGCAGCCGAGAATCTGACGTTGCCGTATCTAACACCGTACTTGGATTCGGTTGGAGCTAATTATCGGCATGGGGCTAATTTTGCGACTGGCGGCTCTTGCATCCGCCCCACCGTTGCTTGTTTTAGTCAGTTCCATATTGGAACTCAAGTGTCTCAGTTCATTCACTTCAAGACTCGTACATTGTCTCTTTACAACCAAACCAACGGTGAGTTAAACCGGTTGAGCATTCCAATTACCAAACCGGAGTTGAAAATGATTTCCTATTTGTGAAACAGGAAAAACTCCATTCTGCAAAGGAGTCCTTGCACGGCCTAAAGATTTCTCAAAGGCTCTTTATACTTTCGATATCGGTCAGAATGATCTCGCCATCGGGTTCCAAAACATGACAGAGGAACAACTCAAAGCAACTATACCGGCAATCATCGAAAGCTTCACTACTGCTATAAAAGTAAGTAACAAAATGAACGGTAT encodes:
- the LOC106379842 gene encoding GDSL esterase/lipase At3g27950-like, which produces MATSKFTFFIILLLGLTEKSSTASRINSRKSCNFPAVYNFGDSNSDTGAISAAIGEVPPPNGVAFFGRSAGRHSDGRLIIDLITENLTLPYLTPYLDSVGANYRHGANFATGGSCIRPTVACFSQFHIGTQVSQFIHFKTRTLSLYNQTNGKTPFCKGVLARPKDFSKALYTFDIGQNDLAIGFQNMTEEQLKATIPAIIESFTTAIKLLYKEGARFFSIHNTGPTGCLPYLLKSFPATPRDQYGCLKPLNNVAIEFNKQLKQKISELNKELPYSLLTYVDVYSAKSHSITKAKNLGFVDPFDYCCVGAVGRGMGCGKTIFPNGTELYSSSCQNRKNFISWDGIHYSETANMLVANRILDGSISNPPLPTQKACKLTKNVVGKV